A part of Pectobacterium cacticida genomic DNA contains:
- the narH gene encoding nitrate reductase subunit beta, which produces MKIRSQVGMVLNLDKCIGCHTCSVSCKNVWTSREGMEYAWFNNVETKPGVGYPHAWEDQEKWQGGWIRKISGKLEPRMGNRVSVLSKIFANPDVPGLDDYYEPFDYDYQNLCKAPEGKHQPVARPRSLITGQRMKKIENGPNWEDDLGGEFSVRAKDKNFAHMQKAMYGQFENTFMMYLPRLCEHCLNPACVATCPSGAIYKRAEDGIVLIDQDKCRGWRMCLTGCPYKKIYFNWKSGKSEKCIFCYPRIESGQPTLCSETCVGRIRYLGVLLYDADRIEQAASAENEQDLYQSQLDVFLDPHDPKVIEQALKDGIPNSVIEAAQRSPVYKMAMDWKLALPLHPEYRTLPMVWYVPPLSPIQSAADAGQLAHTGVLPDVESLRIPVQYLANLLTAGDTEPVLLALKRMLAMRHYKRAESVEGKIDTRALEQVGLTEAQAQEMYRYLAIANYEDRFVIPSSHRELARDAFPESKGCGFSFGDGCHGSDTKFNLFNSKRIDAIDVSSKTRDMNSKIMQETNHD; this is translated from the coding sequence ATGAAAATTCGTTCACAAGTGGGCATGGTGCTGAATCTGGACAAATGCATCGGCTGTCATACCTGCTCCGTTAGCTGTAAAAATGTTTGGACCAGCCGTGAAGGGATGGAATACGCCTGGTTCAACAACGTCGAAACCAAGCCGGGCGTCGGCTATCCGCATGCCTGGGAAGATCAGGAAAAATGGCAGGGCGGTTGGATCCGTAAAATCAGCGGCAAGCTTGAACCGCGCATGGGGAATCGCGTCAGCGTATTGTCCAAAATCTTCGCTAACCCCGACGTACCGGGGCTCGACGATTACTATGAACCGTTCGATTACGATTATCAGAACCTGTGTAAAGCGCCGGAAGGGAAGCACCAACCCGTCGCCCGTCCACGTTCGCTGATTACCGGTCAGCGGATGAAGAAAATCGAGAATGGCCCGAACTGGGAAGACGATCTGGGAGGCGAATTCAGCGTACGCGCCAAAGATAAAAACTTTGCGCATATGCAGAAAGCGATGTACGGCCAGTTCGAAAATACCTTCATGATGTATTTGCCGCGCCTGTGCGAACACTGCCTGAACCCGGCGTGCGTGGCCACCTGTCCGAGCGGCGCGATCTACAAACGCGCTGAAGACGGTATCGTCCTGATCGATCAGGACAAATGCCGCGGCTGGCGTATGTGCCTGACCGGTTGCCCGTACAAGAAAATCTACTTCAACTGGAAGAGCGGCAAATCGGAAAAATGTATTTTCTGCTACCCGCGCATTGAAAGCGGCCAGCCGACGCTCTGCTCAGAAACCTGCGTCGGTCGTATCCGCTATCTAGGCGTGCTGCTCTATGATGCCGACCGCATCGAACAAGCGGCCTCGGCGGAAAATGAGCAAGATCTGTACCAGAGCCAGTTGGATGTGTTCCTTGACCCGCATGACCCGAAAGTCATTGAACAAGCGCTGAAAGACGGTATTCCCAACAGCGTTATTGAAGCGGCGCAGCGGTCGCCGGTGTACAAAATGGCAATGGACTGGAAGCTGGCGCTGCCGCTGCACCCGGAATACCGCACGTTGCCGATGGTGTGGTACGTGCCGCCGTTATCACCGATCCAGTCTGCCGCCGATGCGGGGCAATTGGCGCACACTGGCGTCCTGCCGGACGTCGAAAGCCTGCGTATCCCGGTGCAATATCTGGCAAACCTGCTAACCGCAGGAGATACCGAGCCAGTCTTACTGGCGCTGAAACGTATGCTGGCGATGCGTCACTACAAACGTGCGGAAAGCGTAGAGGGTAAGATCGATACCCGTGCGCTGGAACAGGTTGGACTGACGGAAGCGCAGGCGCAGGAAATGTACCGCTATCTGGCGATTGCCAACTACGAAGATCGTTTCGTGATCCCTTCAAGCCATCGTGAGCTGGCGCGTGACGCGTTTCCGGAAAGTAAAGGTTGCGGCTTCAGCTTTGGTGATGGGTGTCACGGCAGCGATACCAAATTCAACCTGTTCAATAGTAAGCGTATTGACGCCATTGATGTCAGCAGCAAGACGCGCGATATGAACAGCAAAATCATGCAGGAGACGAACCATGATTAG
- a CDS encoding nitrate reductase subunit alpha gives MSKFLDRLRYFKQRGEPFSNGHGQTLNTNRDWEDGYRSRWQHDKIVRSTHGVNCTGSCSWKIYVKNGLVTWETQQTDYPRTRPDLPNHEPRGCPRGASYSWYLYSANRLKYPMMRKRLLKLWREAKLTHSDPVDAWASIVNDPEKTQYYKQIRGRGGFVRSDWNEVNELIAASNVYTAKTYGPDRIVGFSPIPAMSMVSYAAGARYLSLLGGVCLSFYDWYCDLPPASPMTWGEQTDVPESADWYNSSYIIAWGSNVPQTRTPDAHFFTEVRYKGTKTVAVTPDYAEIAKLCDQWLNPKQGTDSAMALAMGHVILKEFHLDKPSPYFSEYVRQYTDLPMLVLLEPREDGYYAAGRLLRAADLVDNLGQDNNPQWKTIAIDDESGNLTAPQGSIGYRWGDQGKWNLEQRDGLSGEEVKLRLSLLGAHDDVVDVGFPYFGGAVSEHFNNVELQDILLHKLPVKRLTLADGSEALVASVYDLTMANYGLDRGLDDENCARDYDDVKAYSPAWAEEITGVSRQNIIRIAREFADNADKTHGRSMVIVGAGINHWYHMDMNYRGIINMLIFCGCVGQSGGGWAHYVGQEKLRPQTGWMPLAFGLDWQRPPRHMNSTSFFYNHSSQWRYETVTPQELLSPLADKSRFSGSMIDFNVRAERMGWLPSAPQLNVNPLNIAEKARAAGMTPQDYTVAALKSGDIRFAAEQPDSPQNYPRNLFIWRSNLLGSSGKGHEYMLKYLLGTEHGIQGQDLGTAGSVKPEEVEWRDRGVEGKLDLVVTLDFRMSSTCLYSDIVLPTATWYEKDDMNTSDMHPFIHPLSAAVDPAWDSKSDWEIYKGIAKAFSRVCQGHLGQETDLVTLPIQHDSTAEMAQPFGVEDWKKGECDLIPGKTAPHLMVVERDYPNLYERFTSLGPLMDKLGNGGKGIGWNTQTEVDFLKKLNYTKADGAAAGRPQIETAIDAAEVILSLAPETNGQVAVKAWQALGKFTGRDHTHLALNKEDEKIRFRDIQAQPRKIISSPTWSGLEDEHVSYNACYTNVHERIPWRTLSGRQQLYQDHEWMRAFGESLLVYRPPVDTRAAAPVMNQKPNGNPEKALNFLTPHQKWGIHSTYSDNLLMLTLGRGGPIIWLSEQDASDLGIADNDWVEAFNANGALTARAVVSQRVPAGMTMMYHAQERIINLPGSEITQQRGGIHNSVTRITPKPTHMIGGYAQLAYGFNYYGTVGSNRDEFVVVRKMKRIDWLDDEGQDDVQQQTVQKAVQQEKA, from the coding sequence ATGAGCAAATTTCTTGACCGGTTACGTTACTTCAAACAACGGGGCGAACCGTTTTCTAATGGTCACGGGCAGACCCTCAATACCAATCGCGACTGGGAAGACGGCTATCGCAGCCGCTGGCAACATGACAAGATCGTGCGTTCGACCCACGGGGTAAACTGCACCGGTTCATGTAGCTGGAAGATTTATGTGAAAAATGGTCTGGTGACCTGGGAAACACAGCAGACTGACTATCCGCGTACCCGACCGGACTTGCCCAACCATGAGCCACGTGGTTGCCCGCGCGGCGCTAGCTATTCCTGGTATCTCTACAGCGCCAACCGCCTAAAATATCCAATGATGCGTAAGCGCTTGTTGAAATTGTGGCGTGAAGCGAAATTAACGCACAGCGATCCGGTGGATGCCTGGGCATCTATTGTCAACGACCCCGAAAAAACCCAATACTACAAACAAATTCGTGGCCGTGGTGGGTTCGTCCGTTCTGACTGGAACGAGGTCAACGAACTGATCGCCGCTTCTAACGTTTACACCGCCAAGACTTATGGCCCGGATCGTATTGTTGGATTCTCGCCGATTCCGGCAATGTCGATGGTGTCCTACGCCGCGGGCGCGCGTTACCTCTCTCTGCTCGGCGGGGTGTGCCTGAGCTTCTACGACTGGTACTGTGACTTGCCGCCTGCGTCACCGATGACGTGGGGCGAACAAACTGACGTACCGGAGTCTGCCGACTGGTATAACTCCTCTTACATCATTGCCTGGGGTTCTAACGTTCCGCAAACCCGTACCCCGGATGCTCACTTCTTTACGGAAGTCCGCTACAAAGGCACTAAAACCGTGGCGGTCACGCCGGATTACGCGGAAATCGCCAAGCTGTGCGATCAGTGGCTGAACCCGAAACAGGGCACCGACAGCGCGATGGCGTTGGCAATGGGCCACGTCATTCTCAAAGAGTTTCATCTCGACAAACCAAGTCCATATTTCAGCGAGTACGTGCGGCAATATACGGATTTACCGATGCTGGTGCTGTTGGAGCCGCGCGAAGACGGCTACTACGCGGCGGGTCGACTGCTACGTGCCGCCGATCTGGTAGACAATCTCGGTCAGGACAACAATCCGCAGTGGAAAACCATCGCGATTGACGATGAAAGCGGCAACCTGACGGCACCGCAAGGGTCGATCGGCTACCGTTGGGGCGATCAGGGCAAATGGAACCTGGAACAGCGCGACGGTCTGAGCGGTGAAGAAGTGAAGCTACGCTTGAGCCTGCTGGGGGCGCACGACGATGTGGTTGATGTCGGCTTCCCCTATTTTGGCGGCGCGGTCAGCGAGCATTTCAACAACGTCGAGCTGCAAGACATTCTGCTGCACAAACTGCCGGTTAAGCGTTTGACGCTGGCCGACGGTAGCGAAGCGCTGGTTGCCAGCGTGTATGACCTGACCATGGCGAACTATGGCCTGGATCGCGGTCTGGACGATGAAAACTGCGCGCGTGATTATGACGATGTCAAAGCGTACAGTCCCGCCTGGGCGGAAGAAATCACGGGCGTTTCCCGCCAGAACATTATTCGTATTGCGCGTGAATTCGCCGATAACGCGGATAAAACCCACGGTCGTTCGATGGTTATTGTGGGGGCCGGCATCAATCACTGGTATCACATGGACATGAACTACCGCGGCATCATTAACATGCTGATTTTCTGCGGTTGTGTTGGTCAGAGCGGTGGTGGTTGGGCGCACTACGTCGGACAAGAAAAACTACGTCCGCAAACGGGCTGGATGCCGCTGGCGTTTGGTCTGGACTGGCAGCGTCCGCCGCGCCATATGAACAGTACCTCGTTCTTCTACAACCATTCCAGCCAGTGGCGTTATGAAACCGTCACGCCGCAGGAACTGTTGTCCCCCTTGGCGGACAAATCCCGCTTTAGCGGCAGTATGATTGATTTTAACGTGCGAGCCGAACGTATGGGTTGGCTGCCGTCTGCGCCGCAACTGAACGTTAACCCACTGAATATTGCGGAAAAGGCGCGTGCCGCCGGTATGACGCCGCAGGATTATACCGTAGCCGCCTTGAAATCCGGTGACATCAGGTTTGCCGCAGAACAGCCAGATAGCCCGCAAAACTATCCGCGAAATCTATTCATCTGGCGTTCCAACCTGCTGGGCTCCTCCGGTAAAGGCCACGAATACATGCTGAAGTACCTGCTGGGGACGGAGCACGGTATTCAGGGGCAAGATTTGGGGACGGCGGGCAGCGTGAAGCCGGAAGAAGTGGAATGGCGCGATCGGGGCGTTGAAGGCAAACTGGATCTGGTGGTGACGCTTGATTTCCGTATGTCCAGCACCTGCTTGTACTCCGACATCGTGCTACCGACGGCAACCTGGTATGAAAAAGACGACATGAATACCTCGGATATGCATCCGTTTATTCACCCGCTGTCTGCCGCCGTCGATCCCGCATGGGATTCCAAAAGCGACTGGGAAATCTACAAAGGTATCGCGAAAGCCTTCTCCCGCGTGTGTCAAGGGCATCTGGGGCAGGAAACCGATCTGGTGACGTTGCCGATCCAACACGACTCTACGGCAGAAATGGCGCAGCCGTTCGGCGTGGAGGACTGGAAAAAAGGCGAATGCGATCTGATTCCGGGCAAAACCGCGCCGCATCTAATGGTGGTGGAGCGTGATTATCCGAACCTGTACGAACGTTTCACCTCGCTCGGTCCATTGATGGACAAACTGGGCAACGGGGGTAAAGGCATCGGTTGGAACACGCAGACCGAAGTCGATTTTCTGAAAAAGCTGAACTACACCAAAGCAGATGGCGCGGCGGCGGGGCGTCCGCAGATTGAAACGGCGATCGACGCGGCGGAAGTGATTCTGTCTCTGGCGCCGGAAACCAACGGTCAGGTGGCGGTAAAAGCGTGGCAAGCGCTGGGTAAATTTACCGGACGCGATCACACGCACCTGGCACTAAATAAAGAAGACGAGAAAATTCGCTTCCGCGATATCCAGGCGCAGCCGCGCAAGATTATCTCCAGCCCGACCTGGTCGGGGCTGGAAGACGAACATGTTTCCTATAACGCCTGTTATACCAACGTTCATGAGCGGATTCCGTGGCGGACGCTCTCCGGTCGCCAGCAGTTGTATCAAGACCATGAGTGGATGCGCGCTTTCGGCGAAAGCCTGCTGGTCTACCGCCCGCCAGTCGACACCCGTGCAGCGGCGCCGGTAATGAACCAGAAACCTAACGGCAACCCGGAAAAGGCGCTGAACTTCCTCACGCCGCACCAGAAATGGGGTATTCACTCCACCTACAGCGACAACCTGTTGATGCTGACGCTGGGGCGTGGCGGCCCGATTATCTGGCTGAGCGAACAGGATGCCAGCGATTTAGGTATTGCGGATAACGACTGGGTAGAAGCATTCAACGCTAACGGCGCGCTGACGGCGCGGGCGGTGGTCAGCCAGCGTGTACCGGCGGGCATGACCATGATGTACCACGCGCAGGAACGCATTATTAACCTGCCGGGATCGGAAATCACCCAGCAGCGCGGCGGTATTCACAACTCGGTGACCCGTATCACGCCGAAACCCACCCATATGATCGGCGGCTATGCTCAACTGGCCTATGGCTTTAACTACTATGGCACCGTTGGGTCGAACCGCGATGAGTTCGTCGTCGTTCGTAAAATGAAACGTATCGACTGGCTGGACGATGAAGGCCAGGACGATGTTCAGCAACAAACAGTACAGAAAGCGGTACAGCAGGAGAAAGCCTGA